TTGTAGGTTATGATTTTTGTTAAACACTGAGATGTGTGTCTCCCTGAATGGCACAGAACTACATAACATTTTGtatatttcagtttcttttccccaactttctttttaatgttagtAAGGGTGGATTTTCTTAACATGGGCATCTCAGGcagatggctttttttttcttttttgcacagAAGCCCCACAAACCTGCTTTTCACATCTTCTATTTGTGATGGGTAACCAATTGGACGAAGGTTTATTTAAATGGAGAGTCCCTGAAACAACTTGTTTTagacagaggatgaactgaaGGACTAAGACCCAGTAGACGATTAACCTGGATTAATTATGAACTGCAGAATCAAGTAAAACTACTTTCAAGCGGATGAACATTATAATGGAAACCagacacaatgaaacacaggtATGATTGTTtagcctcagtcacacagacaTAGTGACACCCCCCCACAAGTAGCATCTTGCATTAAGTTTAAAGTCACGACATTGCTTGTGTCGTgcaacagctgtgatgtcactATTTATGGTGGCTTTGTACTGGTTCTTGAGAATGTGCCAGGTAAAGAAATTTGGTAGAGTAGAAGTTTTTACCAGGCGGTCTTTTGTTTTCAGAAAGTCTAAGTATCTCTGAGCTCCTGTGCCATGCTGTATGAgccaggttaaaaaaaaatctagcagTTGTGATCTTACAACTGGCAAAAACCAGCGTTTGGACCTGACGTTTGACCACCTTTATACATGAATCCAGGACTCTTTGACTTGTGGATGTTTTAGACTGGTGATTCCATCACAAGGGATTTAAAAATTGGTTCACCACTGACTTATTGCTCTCTTGAACTTGACGTCACTGCACCAGTGATGTGTTATTTTGGCAGGTAGAAAACATGTTCTTTGAGAATAACATTTGTTTAACTCTGCCTTTCTCCCCCACCCCAATGTCTGCAGTGTATCTGTGCTGATCTTCAACACCACCTCACACTGTTTTGTCCTCGTCAAACAGTTCCGTCCAggtaagttttctttttctttgttcacAAAGTGGCACACCAAAAACACTGCAGTACAGTTTATTCAATTTCATTATGTTCACCAATCTAGATTAAGTTTGGTATACATCCTATGGACATCCTGTGCATACTTTTTATTCAAATGGATGGAAGCAACAATACAGACTCATAAATAGACTGCAGGAGGTTCCATTACAATGCAGCCTAGCCTCCTTTGTTAGTAGTCACCAGAGACTTTTCCACATTGGCGTTTATTAAATTCAAGGACACCTGGGCactgatttatttgttttgtccgtttgttttggcatttttaaagtatttatcTGCAGTGCAAAatgagattttattttaaacattgaGCTCACGATAGAATTTATCAGacaataaatgtttaaagatTGAAAAGTAGCCATTGCAGTTAAAATTAGCTTTTTTCACCCGAGTGTATTGgcattttcttccatttctccCACCATCAGCTGTATACATGTGTGAATGGGAAAAGGCCAAGACGCAGCCACCAAAGTCTGCTGAAAAAACCGAGGAGGGTGCTGCAGAAGCCGCGACGGAGTCTCAGGAGGGCCAGTCAGCCTCAGAAGGGGAGAGCTCTTCTCAGTGGCTGCCTGCCTCTGCGGGGGTCACCTATGAGCTCTGCGctggcctggtggacaaaccTAACCTCTCTCTGGAGGAGATCGCCCGCCAGGAGGTGCTGGAAGAATGTGGCTACGATGTGCCAGCTTCCAAGCTGAAGAAGATTACTTCTTACAGGTTAGTTTTTTGGGTTTATTGTGCATAATTCAAAAATAATTTACAGCTGATGGTTAGTATTAGGAGCACTCGGTCAAGGTCTTTTGTCAAGTGTCTATCAACTCATATCACAGGAAAGTCTCAGtgcaatgtttttcattatctTATGTATCTTATCTACTTTAGTCACTCCCACTGGATTTCTTGTCCCTTAACAATTAATTTCCTATTGTCCTATTTTGTTATAATTCCCTTTAATTATACATTCTGAACTTCCTTGTGCAGCATTTACTAGGAAATAACCTACATTTGCAgtgtttaaaacttttaaatgaTATATACTGTAGATTATtggagcacacacacaaaaactccTGTCTGTTGGAAAGGCTTTGGAAAGCTTTATGGATGGATTTTAAAAGGTGCCAGACTGAAAGTGCATATTAGTCAAATCATGTGTGCAATTTTCCTGTGTGATGATCTGCCAGTGAATAGCAAAACCAGTGCTCCCCTTATCCTGAGCACTGGGAGTGATATAAAGTAGTTTTCAAGTGAGTTCTCAAAATTCACTTGGAAAATAAAGtaagaagacttttttttttttttttttttttttttttaaaggcttaaATAACCAGGCAAATATTATAAATTTTTGCCATTTTACTCTTTCAGCTAATAGGAACAGCCATTGAAAATGAGCTTAGTCTATAAAAGCTGTCATTGTTGGATTGGTATATGATTGTTTGTTAACCTCAtctaaatgaacatttttccaCTTATTTTTTCACTAGCTGCGTGAACATGATAGGTTAGATTATATCCCAGATGATATGTAGACAGGGCTAATATATCAGCCAATATTAGCTGATATATCTTATCTGCTTTTATAACggacaataaataaaaatttaaaaacgtAAAGACAAGAAAGGAGGAACGCCCTTCACAGCCATGCTAGTGGTGTTGATGCTACGTAGTttatccaccagagggcactctacAACATTCCTGTTGGGAATACTTGTTTGGAAACGCAACAACTATCTCATCTGAGAGTTGGGCAGAGCGTAAACGATTAGTCCATCACTGGTTATGACACTAaaacaagattatttttaaactgcattaTCATAATATTTTAGACTCATAAATAAACATAACCAATCCGTTTATGCTTCGTGTGTCTTGAAAAGGctatattgaatttttttcaaATCACTAAATATCGGTATCGATATGGGTCTTAAAAATCATATATCAGTCTGGCTTTAAGTCGGATCATTCTTTGCTCTATATATGAGTGttttttgctgtgatttggtgctctTTCACTAGTTTAGTCTGTAAAGGTGAAAAAAATGCCTGACAATTACCCTTACAGTGGTTTAATAGTGCATTAACACTGTTTGGCAGTAGCTCAGAAGAGcacctactgatcagaaggttggtggttggtggtttgatccctgattgctccagtctgcatgcccaAATAccaaccccaagttgctctccaattGATTCACAATCCAGTGGATGCACAATCTGATGCTTCCACTggattgtgaatgtgtgtgaatgttagaaaggCATAGAAAAATTGCTcttatgaatgggtgaatgatgCATGTtgaataaagtgctttgagtgctcaggtacagagatttaaaataacattacTTAACACTGTTTGTGACAGTGCAgggttttttgtatgttttttttttttttggggggggggggttggaggAAGTTCTGAAATTATAAACTAAAAGTGCACAATTTATATAAGTGACCTGGAAATAAGCATTAGGCAAGTCATCCATCTTTGTCAATGTATTATTAGCTGAGTAGAGCTTGAAGCGGcagtgaaaagacccaggagaCGAACAGTCCCACATtagacagcagcagctggacAGCTTTGAATGATGACTCTCATAAGGACGCTTTTGATATAACTTGCACACCACCTCCAGCTCTGTTGGTGTTGTCTACGACCATTGTTGTGTGTAGGCTGCTTCCATTATACAGACAGGGATCATCTTAACCCTCATAACACCTATGAGGGTGTTTCTGACAGAAGTACTCAGTATACTGAAGCTCTCTGCTAATAGCAGGCAACCTGAGGGCACTGTCGCCTGCGGCAGagatttaatattttattgaaaCGCTAAagaatttattgtttttacaccatatgtttgttttttttattataaagagTGAAAGACAGATTTACAGCATTCATATGTGACTTTGTTGAGTTCTTTGTTTTGATCTCTAAGAGTGTTGTGTTGATACTGAAGCACCAGCACAAGACACTCAGCcctgtttaaaaatgaaagaagatgtccttttagattttttatttttgtctctccTCCAGGTCGGGTGTAGGTGTAACCGGTGCCAAGCAGACCATGTTTTACGCTGAGGTGTCCGATGACAACTGCGTCAGCCCAGGTGGAGGTGAGCCAAAGGAGGGAGAGCTCATCGAGGTGGTCAAAGTCCCGCTGCACGAGGCCATGACGTTTGCCTACGATGAGCGTATACCCAAAACCATGGGCGTCATTTTTAGTTTCATCTGGTTCCATAATAACATGTCTCCTAAGTACAAGATCTCCACCAATGTGTAACTAGTATTAAAATAAGCCCTCTTTCTACAATTTATTCCAGATTAAATCAAACACTGGCCCAGCACATTCACTCCTCCCCTTAAGGCTCTTCATCCTGTATTGCCTTTTTGCTTATTGGTACATGATGAAGGGTGGGCCCCTTGTCTTGTTGCCAGCTGGTATCTTTAAGGTTTGTCCTattagcttttttaaaaagacaattGTTTTACGTGGTCCTAGCGTTTTTCCTAAATACAAATATGCCATAGCTGGTTGTCACTGGcactttttctcttctttttataCGTAAATCATTCATTTACTGTGCCATTTGTTATCAGTGGCTGCATATCACAGATTTCATTTGCCTGCCCTTAATTAAAGGAATGCTccactgttttttaaatttaattttaatgtagATATTAAATATTATCTACATGTTagtgtttttaaaatcaaaatttGGTCGAGAAAAAGGCCTTTAATATTCTTTAAACTTGTATTCTCCATTGCTAGTTGCTTTAGTAAAGAGAATTTAAAGCTCCAGTATATATGATTTCATAATACTGTAACAATATTGTATTTTCTATTATTATGTGGAAATGCCTCAAAACCAGATTGGAGGCAACTGAAAACCACTGTTCGACTAAATTAAACCCAGTTTCAAAATTATTTGTGGTCAATGCACTGTATTtccattttcacacattttcgcACATGATGAGAAGGCTTGCAAGTGAAAACATTCCTCTTTCTCACCTCTGCTACATTAAATGCGGCTGTCGGTATTCATGATTAACCTCTAATGTGCCGCTGGTTACCTTCAGTTTGCCAgcatttccactgaaatcttGAAAGCATTTTTGCTTTCCTGAAAAAGTCTGACTGTGACAATGCAAAGCACATATACAGTAGCTACTTTTTGCACTGTTTATAATgtaaagatagatagatagatagatgaagTTACAAAAAACAGTGGAGTATTCCTTTAATCCATGATCCAGTAATGCAAAAACTATACTAGTCAATCATGGGGCCTTGTAATGATTGGGGTATTCAGGGATGCCCCATTTAAGTTCTGAATCATAGCCTTCAAGCAATACTTACCTAAGTACTCCAGGCTGAACAATCACATAGTATCATTGAAATCAGCCCTGATCCTTTTCATCAAATTCTTCGTGAAGTCAAACCAGTTAACATTAGCAAACACTTACCTCTGCGCAGAGGGCCTCATTTTAATTAACTCAATTGTGCTGAAGCACGATCCTGATTAAAAGCAGCCTATTTGTAGTTGGAGACACTTAAATCCACTTCTGGTGACATCTTCACACTGACGTGTTACAGGCTTTTTCAAGCCTGTAGCACATCAGTGGAGTCTCAGACAAACGacagtttgtttcattttttattttgtttgtttcttttttagagTTTTGGAGGAACTCAAATGTATACTGTTGCGGACATGATGTCTTAAGGCAGTAGCCTctatttttctgatttttagattgtttattttttgcacacAACATCAAAGTTGCATTATGAACCCATAAATCACATCAATATTAATTAGAGAAATGTTCAGAAAATGTAACCCATATGAAAGTCTGatttttataataatttatttgCAAAACTCACATGCTGAAAACCATTAATGCACAAACCTGCTCTGTCTCTTATTGTATGCTTCTGTACACTACATGCAATTCACACTGAGTACCTGCTGTAAACATAACATTTATTAAAAGGTGATTGGAGAATGCTTTTCAGTTGTCACTTATAGGCCTAGAGACTGGTCACCGAACTGTGTATTCCCTGACCAGTTGGTGAGTGATTCCTCGATGTTGTTGCGTTTTTTGTGATTGCTTTGATCGCTAGCAAATTGTTGCAGTCGCCCTTAGTTTTCATGGAAGACACGGAGATGAAAACACTAATTGACCACCAAGAAtctgagaaagaaaaagtggaCTACATCCTGGACACTGGGAGTGGttcccttcaaagtaaaagttgtgccttaccGTTTACACAAACATCTTCCAAAAACCACAACTTTTACTCTGAAGACGAAGACTATCCATTTGTGTTTACATTGGACTCTTCACAGTTTCAGTACCACTTTTCGAACAGTTTTCAGGTGTTGGCAATATGTTACGCACTGTATACCTCTCTGTAGCCGATTTCACCTCACAACTAGCAACAGCCTCTAGCAACCACTCGCCTACTGATTAAGAAATGCCCATTTTTCCCTAGTGACCAATTATTACCAACAAGCCACTGACTGGTCTCTTGTCAGCAGCCTATAGAAACCTTAACAATCAGTGGTTGCTGGAGTGACCAGTGGTTGCCAGGCTCCTGCCAACCAGTCTCTTGACTTGTATGACTGGACCCTTATTGGTTGAAGCGGAAAGGGAGGAGCCAGTGAACAATTTTCCACCAGTAGGAGCAGGATAACAGTGTCATCTGACACTGTTTGCTGCGCACTATTTAGCAAAAAgcaacctgtttttttttttaggcagTGGATCTGCATTCGTAGCTTTGGTTGTTTTAGTGTAGGCAAAACTAGTTTTAGGTCAGTGATTTGTAACTTGTAATGCTGCAGCTATTGCGACAGTTTGAGTCACCTGCTACTATAGTAGTTCTCTGAGTGAACAGCTTGCCATGTTCAAGTTGAAATGACAGTACCCTGTCAAATGTCACACCCTACACAAGTAGGTACTTGGTTTACTACATCAAAATGAATATTCATAAGTATCAGAAAATGAGACGCACCTCTGAACTCACAAAGTGATTCTCAACAGCAGTTTCTTAAAATCTCAGGTCCAAATAGTCCAATCTTTGATTATGTTCAGAGTGGATCTCTGAATGTGATGATGACCAGCATGTCTGTTActatattttcacatttcaaaatcACTTGCAGCTTCACTAACTAGGCAAGAAAGTTATCACTAATACTATAAAATGTTAGTGTTTTTCTTCACTCAAAAAAGGGCTGGTACATCATTCATTATTTAATATGTGAGGAAGAGAACCACCCCACCTTGTAGTTTTGTTAACAAAAAGtacatatatagatatacaAAAACCGAAGCAAAGCCAATACTGTCTTAAAAAATTCACCTTCAAAGACACATTTCATTATATTAACATTAgtacagtaataataataagagaACTACACTTTGAAACACCCATTAATAGAGCTGAAATCCTTATGGTGCAcctgcagaaatgtttttttaaaattcaaaaatGCAATGAGTGAGTACAGATAGTGACAACAAGCTTAAAGTAATGCAGTGTAATATAACAGTAAATCCTATATTATATACAGCCACATTTCTGTACTTATCTCTGTAGTTTGGGTGGAgaaaatactactactactagcATTACAGACAACATTGTCCAAAATCAGCACCTCTCTGAAAGAAGAGCACTTTTAGCTTTAGCAGCCAGGTGCGCATATGAATAAATACTCTAGGTTAATATGAACAATCAGTCtagcatttttttaatgcttttcaaGCACCAAGAACAGCTGACAATCAAAAGTTCAACATTAATTTTTCTTTAAACCTTATGCTTCTTATTCACTTGGTTTATGCCTATGTTTGTGAGGCTCTTCTCCTCTACATACTAAGAAATCCAGCAGAGAGAAGAGCATAACTTTTGGGCATATCCCTATAAGTGTGTCATGGAGCCACCTGAAATTCCGTCACCCGCGCAGATCAAAGGTTGTATTTTATTCCACACACTGACGCAAACATTTGGGGAGTAACTTCCACCCAAATAGCATAGAAAAATATGCATAATCCTAAAGCCATAAATATAATTTGTTGAGCTTCTTTGTTCTTCGTCGACCACGGATCATTCCTCGATGTGCGATTGTAGAGTTTGCTCTGACTGCTTGAAACATTTGCTCAATAGGTTCATATTTTCTCTCTCAAATGCATTTACTTTTGTGAGCGTGATATCGGGACACTTTGGAAAAATGTGGAAAGCACCTTTGGAAAACCATGAGATTACTTATTAGTGTTACACATTGTACCCCTAACAAGACTGCTGTATGCTGCCTGACCAAGACAAATTTCAGTATTTTGCATTGATGACAGCATTTATTTCCATCCAGAGTTCTATTAGGATTTTCCAAAGGTTTCATCATTGATGATGGGAGAGTCAGACTGCTGTATAAAGCCTTCAGCAAAGATTCTCAGTGTGGATAAAGCGCTCTCCAGTCTGCCGTACCCCTCGAACTTCCCATTCCCATTAATGGGAAAAACCTAGTAATTCAGCGCCTCACCCATGctcgaggtttcttcctgttaaataaaatgagtttttccttcccactgtggccAAGTGCTTGCcctctgtattattttaggcTCTTTACCTTACCTTACCTCAAGCAACTTGAGGCCACCAATGTTGTGATTTcgcaatatataaataaaatggaagtTAATTGAGTTCAGTATCTTCAGGTTGTCAGCTGACCTTTTTCTTGGGGCACGTAATGTTCTCGAACCTAAACCTGACCAACTGAAGCAACTTCAGGTCATAACGCTGATCCCACAGGATGTTGTGTGGTAGGCATTTCACCTGCCTGTTCTTCCCCAAATATTCCCATCAATCTGATGACCTTTTTCCATTGCTCCAGAGTCTGATCTTCATGCTCCCTAGCAAATATAAACCTCATTTAAGCCACGTTTTCTTAAAGCAACGTAGCTTCCATTGAGCTCTCAGTGTGCACTTAGAAATATTTACCTTCATTGTTAAACATAGCCTTGATTTCTGCTGTTGATCTGTTTTAGTAGTTTCACCATGTAGGCCAATAATTTGACCGTTCTGAAATGGACTAATGGCTTTTCCACACAAGAATATCTTCAAACATGGTTGCTTGAGAACTGCATTGGTTAGTGTTGGATAATCTGTTGTCAGCAAAAACATATTAATTACTGCAGTAATTATACAGTTGGAAGGTTTTTATGTGTTTCCTTAGTTAAATTCAGATGTGACTTGTTTTGGCCAGACAGTGTATTATATGTTCTAACATGATAAATTGCTGTTAGCTTTCAGAAGTTACTCAACACTTCTGCAGTCCCTTTTCTCTCATATGACAATCGTACAGCCCTTTGTTTTTTAGGTCAAAGTGGATCTCAGCACTTGTTTTTTGGTTTACTGGAGAACCTCAGTGAAGGATTTCCAATGGTGCTCACAGTTTTCCATTGTCTTGTTCTCATCTAGTATGGTGGAGTATAATAGAAGTATCACACTTGTGTCTAGAAATAACTCATGAAATGTGTTAGCCATGAGGATTCAAggctggaagaaaaaaatatttttagaaatgtgttttaccAGTGTTTGCTTCTGATTTGGCTCAACGTAAAAGCCATTTTAACTTTTTAAGGCCAGTCTGTAACTTTTAACGTGCCTGTCAAAAGTGAAGAGCTGCACAGTGACTTCTCTTTAGGCTGAAatagatttgtttgtttgtttgtttcaggcaAGTATTATCAGGTGATTATTTCCTAACACTTTCCCTTCTAGTTGTCAAGAGTATTTGGTGAACATTGCTGAGGATTTGCAGCAGCATTATGACTCACtgactgaaaataaaagtaCCGTCCATGCGGGTGAATAGCAGCTGCAAAGTGGGAAGGATCATGTCAGATGTCTGCTAATGTGATTGATTGGTGCAGAGAATTCGGTTGCCAAAAGAAGCACAAACAGACTGGTAGCACTTCAGGTTCAGCTGGTTCGGCCAGCTTCAGCCTGTATTTGAgttattttagttttgtttagcCTGTGGAGTCAAAACGTATCACGTATTCTGTGTTATCAGGCCTGCTGTTAATTTTGTacttaggattttttttttccccattgattttttttttttttttaaatcagctttTGTGTAATCTTATTTAGTTAGAAAcagctgtgtgtttctgtgttaaaCACACATCTTTTGAGTGTAAAGGCAATCTCTGAGGTCTTTTTTTACTGATTCAACACTGGTGACATTATTCTTGGAGACTTATAGGAAAAGTTTCACAGTTTTGGAGGAAAGTGGTTATTAGCCCTTTTTTTTGGCGGAAATTAATTGCAGACTGATGACCTGTCTGGGCAGTTAGTCTGAAGTTACAGGGATAAGGACTAGAAACAGAGGAAAACATCTAGGTTGACCCAGTAAAAAAGGTAACCAGCCTAACTAATTAACTTTGAATATAATTACAAAAAGTGCAATGACTTTTTACAATGGACCAATAACTTCCTGGAGGCAGCTCGGTTTAGCTGGGGAGTTGAGCAGCAATTTTTACACTGGATCCCATCCCTGACACAGTGCTCCCAATAGTCCAGGCCTGggaccaccacacacacacacacagatctttttttgcatttaatgcAAAATATAGTAATCACTATACTACGGAGCAGCGAACAAGAGACGTCAGAATATGAGAATAGATTCTCTTCTAAACTGTGAAATGTTTTCTTCAACAGGAACAGGATGTCGTGTCCAGACTTGAGTcgagttttgctgttttgacaaaaaacatttcagccatgtttttttttagttgtcaGCCCTTTGAACAGTAGGCATTTACGTTATTCAAGTCGTTTTTGCTCAGTTTTTAACTACAGTCATTATGTGTTTGGCTCCAGCACCTTCAAACCGTGTACCTGAATGCCACAAAGATGGAGCATTTGCTGCTACTGCTTCTCTACTAGATGTACTGGTTGCATTGTGCTCTCTGTGTAGACACTCAGTTAGCTTTGGCTTGCTGATAACTGCTGGCTGCAGCTCAACTTCATTGTGTCGGCGCCACAGTGTCAAAAAAGCAAATAAGCACGTTTCGTCCGTTAACTGTCCCTTTAGGTCTACCAGTGCAACAAGCCTAACCTGCCCCTCTACGACAAatctaaacacatttttgacaGTTTAGAGTGAGGTTGCAGACTGTGCTACAGGTAAGCCATATGCTACTTGTATTTAATATACAGGAAAACTCATATTTATGGTAAGCAAATGACTGAGTATTTCATTCTTGCCTATGCTGGATTTTCAACCATTTGCCCAGCATTTCTACCTCCATCACTCAGGCACACAACAAAGGTGTTTTGTGTCCGTTTGCTTGACCCTAAGGTGTTGAAATTCTCAAAAACAGATCAGTAACGTGGGAACCCAGTGGTTCCCTGTCACAAAATACTTCATTCATCAGTACTTTTATAGCTGTACCCTGCCCCCATGGCTATGCTGTAATTGCTTCTTCAACtgtgattgtttttttgttttcttttgttaatgGTTCGTGCACTGTTTGACAGTCTCTTACTGTATTTTTTGATGATCTGAACAgcagaaaatacatttaaaggtGCTATGTGTAGTATTGAGTTATTGAAGAAGGTGTAGTACTGTTAATGATTTTGCATTAAGTCCAAGACTAAGTCACTTTTGCTTCTTAATTAGCAGACTGGTAGCTGAATATTCGGAAGCAACAGAGGCAGTGAAGGAGCTCAAAGTGACTGTATGTTGTAGCACATGTTATTCTATTAGGCAGTGAAAATCCTACACATACTACCTTTAAGTGAGCAAAGTACTCTTTTTCTTATggtaaagacataaagaaatttgtccagttgtgatttttttttcccttttcggTGTCTTAAActgaatttgtgtttttaagaaaatattttcagaAAAAGGTACAGGTATGAACATTGCATATTTATGAATTTATCATGTATTTTATGCTTTATTAAAATGTGTATACTCATTGTGGGCAGTGTTTTTAGTAATGTTTCGATTTTGTTAATTTATTACctaaatgttaaaatatttaactTTCAAAACATGACACTTGGTACAAACATACAGGATATTTAAATATGATACTTTGCATGTGCACTGTGTTGGATTAAACTGcattaaattcaaataaaaatgggTTTGATGCCCaaagtgtctgtttgtgctCTGAGTATTtacttacttttctttctttgtgtagAACAAGGATCATCATATCTGTGCATATATTATGTCATTTCTTTTACTGATGTTTATTTGTATCTCAATAGACAAAGAACAGCTAAGTGGTTGAAAAAATAAGGATTTCAGAGGAAAGGTGTATAATGCTACTGATGACTGTGCTTGAcatttcattaggtacactttgCCAGTAccctcttttgccttcagaaccgCCCAAATTCTTTCACGTTATAGAGAACAAGCTGCTGGAGATTTTGCATCCCAAGAATGCTGTATTGGATTGAGATTTGGTGACTGTTTAGGCTATTTGGCTACAGTGAACTCATTTCCATGTTgaaatgatttgagctttttgaGAATAGTACTCAATGGTCATAAACAGATGGACATGGTTAGCAGCAATaatcaggtaggctgtggtgtttagaTGATGCTCATTTTGTATTAAGGGGTTCAAAGTGTGCCAAGGAAATATCCTCTACATCGTTACATCACCAGCAGGAGCCTGAGCCGTTGATACAAGACAGagtggatccatgctttcatgttttgtt
The genomic region above belongs to Pelmatolapia mariae isolate MD_Pm_ZW linkage group LG15, Pm_UMD_F_2, whole genome shotgun sequence and contains:
- the nudt14 gene encoding uridine diphosphate glucose pyrophosphatase NUDT14; this encodes MEEINNIEVVPCTESDYLKPFRVHYSQNGTKKSWDFMRTHDSVSVLIFNTTSHCFVLVKQFRPAVYMCEWEKAKTQPPKSAEKTEEGAAEAATESQEGQSASEGESSSQWLPASAGVTYELCAGLVDKPNLSLEEIARQEVLEECGYDVPASKLKKITSYRSGVGVTGAKQTMFYAEVSDDNCVSPGGGEPKEGELIEVVKVPLHEAMTFAYDERIPKTMGVIFSFIWFHNNMSPKYKISTNV